The DNA segment GAAAACCGAGGCTGAAGATGATGGACTTCCTCACTAGAGGGACGGCCTGAGGCCCCACCCAGCGCTGCGATCTGGTGGGAGGATGGGGGCTGTGAGTGCCCCCACGTGCGCAGGTAGGTGGGGACTCGGCCTGCGTAGGGGAACGGGGAGGAAATCCGGCCCCCAGCCACCCTCCCCGGGGGAGCTGCAGCCCAATCGGCGGGCCTGGGCCGCTCTGGGTGCATTACCCGCGTTAGAGTGCTGCCTGAGTCCCAAAGGCGTGGTGGCAGCGCGTGGTGGCCCAGCAGGATTCTGGGGCGCGGCACAGCCCGCCGGCGGGCCAGAAGGCCAAGGGAACACCTGGGCCACCCCCGGGCCCGCGGGGCAGGGCGGGCGGGCTGCTGCCTCCTTAAAACCCGGCAGCCCAGATGGCGAGCACCCCGCACTCTGCAGCTCGGGCTCCGGCGACCGCGCCTGGCCTTGACCCTGGGCCCCGCCGAGGGCAGGTGAGGCCACTGGGTGGCTATGGACGCGGGAGGCTGCCACCCGGAGGAGGGGTCTCCGCCTGCCCTCGTGACCCACTTCCTGTTTGTCAAGGCTCCGGGGCAGGAGGTACAAACAGCCAGCCTGTGTCCTCAGCCGTGGATGAGGGGCTGCCATCTGCTCTCGAAAGGGACAGTAGGGAGCCATCGTGAGTGTGCAAGGGACAaccagggccaggaggagggaggcagggaggggaggggcagatcACACAGGCCCCAAGTGCAGGGGCCCCACTGCCTGAGCTCTCACCACTCTACCCTCTGGGGATGAGGGTGTGAGGGTCAAAAGTCTGTGGTCACAGGGCCTGTCACCAGCTGCCTCCAGCCCGGGTTCCTCCTgaaggaatgggggtggggcggAGGGGAGGATGTGGGCAGGACTTCCTGGAAAAGGGAGACCCTGCTGTCTGGGGGGTGGTGACCCTGGTACACACAGTCAGATGTTGTCAAACACACCTCACCCACTGCACACCAGACATACCACTCGGCTGAGAGACAGCACAGACCCGCAACTCGACTCAGGCACAAAACAGGGGCCCACAAGTCATCCTTCCCCCTCTAAACAGTTCCACCCAAGGACTCAGGGGAACATCACAGATATGCCACACAGGCCTTGCTGGTTTCATGTACACAGCCACAGGGACACAGGGCTCCCAGGCACACAGCAGACATGTGACCTAGGCAGACACGCTTGGCTACACGCAGAAAACAGCTCAGACACACTCAGACACGGCAGACACGTCCTCTGAGAACACAGCCACACAGGAGGTGCCTGGCTGGGGCACTCATATATATCTGCACACACAGCCTCCCCGGGGCCCACGACACAGACGCGCTCACGTCGGCAGACCCAGAGGCCGCGGGGCAGGCGCGGCTGCGCCCCTGGGCCAGGCCCCCCACCTCGAGTCCCGTGTCCAGCGCTGGGGAACTCCGAGGCTCACATGACCCGAGGGGAGGGCTTCTGGAACGGTTGGCGGAGAAACTGCATCATCCTCTCTAATGACCCATTTCCGCCCCCAGGGAATAAAGGCTGGGTGACCTGCCAGTTCTCCGGAGCTCAcctgcctctctgagcccccaGCTGACTGGCTCGTGCCTCCCCCAGGGTGAGTGCTGGGCCCCTGTGGCCACCCTTCCCCTGCCCCGCAGGCTGGACCCTGCCTGTCCGCTGACCCTCCCGGCCAGCTCTTGCCCTGAAATCCTCAGGGCATCAGGCCAGCCCTGCGGGGAGCTGTCTCCCCTTCTCAGAGCAGGGTGAGTGGGCTCTTGGGGGCCTGCTGCCCATGCCTCAGCCACAGTCCCCCAGATGcctgtctctcccctcccagaTGGACGTGCAGACGGTGCTGTTTATCCTGCAAGCCTCGCTGGTGCTCCCCCTGGTGCTCCCAGGGGCTTCCGGCGCCAGAACCAACACTggcaccacccctgcccccatcctgcGCTTCGTGGCCGTGGGTGACTGGGGAGGGGTCCCCAATGCCCCGTTCTACACAGCCCGGGAAATGGCCAATGCCAAGGAGATTGCCAGGACCGTTCAGATCCTGGGTGCAGACTTCATCCTGTCCCTGGGGGACAACTTCTACTTCTCCGGCGTGCAGAATGCCAATGACAAGAGATTCCAGGTGTGCGACACTGGAGTAGTGGGTGGCGGGGCGGGAAGGGGGAAGATGTGATCCACCTTTGCACATCGGAGAAGGCAGAGGGATGCTGACATTTGTAGGCACTCAGTGTCTCTCTGGTCCCCGGCCCCTGACTTGGTGGGAGCACCCAGGGGCTGCTTGaacttggggtgggggctgccctcCCCTGTCTGCTGCAGGAGACCTTTGAGGACgtgttctctgcctcctccctccgtAACGTGCCCTGGCACGTGCTGGCTGGCAACCACGACCACCTGGGGAACGTCTCAGCACAGATAGCCTACTCCAGGATCTCCAAGCGCTGGTGAGCCTGCCTCTCCcatgccaccccctcccctgcagcctcGCCCAAGTGGACCACGAGGCCCATCATCCAGAGCTGAGCCTGGGGCTTCTCTGCCCAAGATGGGCACCCACTGCCTCTGTCCCATCCACAGGAACTTCCCCAGCCCTTACTACCGCCTGCGCTTCAAGATCCCACGGTCCAATGTGTCCGTGGCCATCTTCATGCTGGACACGGTGACACTGTGTGGCAACTCGGATGACTTTGCCAGCCAGCAGCCTGAGAGGCCCCGCAACTTGGCCATGGCCCGCACACAGCTGGCCTGGCTCAAGAAGCAGCTGGCAGCGGCCAAGGAGGACTACGTGCTGGTGGCTGGCCACTACCCAGTGTGGTCCATCGCTGAGCATGGGCCCACCCACTGCCTGGTCAAGCAATTGCTGCCACTTCTGACCACGCACAAGGTCACCGCCTACCTGTGTGGCCATGACCACAACCTGCAGGTGAGAGgccagagggtggggtgggggcctggtAAGGGGCCCCCAGCCTGGCCAATGTGCCACATGGGACAAAGGGGTCCTCCTCCCTCAAACTCTATGCTCTACCCAGAAAACAGCCCCAAATTCTCTTGCTCCTGGTTGCCAGTTGCCTCCTCAGTTCTCTACCTGTGCAGCAGGCTACACTCCCACAGGAGGGGAAACTGGCCCCAGGGGGATTATTTATGTTTCTTGTTTACGGTGACTCTGCGGGCAGGGACAGACCTGACCCTGGGCTCCAGACAGCTGTGCACCAAACCCACGGGCAACCTcactgaggggctgggggctccacTGACCCTGAGTTCTCTGCCCACAGTACCTTCAGGATGAGAATGGCATAGGCTTTGTGCTGAGCGGGGCTGGGAACTTCATGGACCCCTCAAAAAAACACCTGCGCAAGGTCCCCAATGGCTACCTGCGCTTCCACTACGGGGCTGAGAACTCGCTGGGTGGCTTCGCCTACGTGGAGATCAGCCCCAAGGAGATGAGCATCACATACATCGAAGCCTCGGGCAAGTCTCTCTTCAAGACCAAGTTGCCAAGGCGAGCCAGATCTCAGCACCAGAACCAACGGGGGCGCCACGCTGTGGCCTGAGTTCGAAGTGCCTCCCTGCTGGGAtccccaccagtgggcaggcttTCTCAGGGGCATGTGGTGCTACGGCAGAGCAAGAAGGAGAAGGACAGGTGAGGCACGGTGGTGCCACGTGGCCCTTGTGACAAGGATGCCTGCATATGTGAAAGAAGTGTGGACGCTTGTACCCGCCAGAGTGCCAGGCCCCATGGCCCGGTTCGCCCAGCCTGAGTTCCAGGCaatggggggcagggagggaaagcTGTCTCCCAGATCAGGCATCCTTCTGTCACTGCCGAatagtcaataaaaaaaaatagttgcaaaGGCTGAATGTGTGTCATGAGTGTCCCTTTGCCCACCTCACTGGTGAGATGCAACACCTGGGTTTACGGGTCACGGGTCCCCAGCTTGCTGGTCTGCACCGCCGTCTCTCAGCCCCATCCATAACCGACTGGCCTCATACATGGATGTGATTTTAAGTAAAGACCAAACAGAGGggtggggaatagctcagtggtagaacgcatgctcagcatgcccaaagtcccgggttcaatccccagtatctccattaaaaaaaagaaagaaagaaagaagggtgCAACAGGAAGCCAGCCTTCCTCCGCCACGCCTGCCTGCTTCCCTGGGGGCAACAATCATCAAGTTCtttcctttcataataaaaacacctGCCTTTTTTCAACAAAGCATCCTGAAATATAAACAGTTCCGCACGCGTTCTACTTAACCACCCCTTGATGGTTCATATCAGAAcattcatttttgttcatttcgATATGGAATCGGGGATATTTACATGGTTCGAAAATCTAAACTTTGTAGAAAAGTATGATCTCTCAGCCCGACCCGGTCCACCTCTCCTCTCCAGAGAGGAGACAGCTTTTTATAAACGCTTCATGTTTCCCTCCAGGATTTCTCTTGCAGATGAAAGCAAACGTGAacttttttcctctgctttcctaCTGATCtgccttttgcttttcttttttccataccATCTTTATCAAGGTACAGttgatatattttaagtgtgCAGCTCAGTAAGTTGTGacccaccaccacaatcaagatacaagCACGTTCCTCACCCGCCCAAATGTTCTCTTTTGCAATTTGCTGTTTCTGCCTGTGGTACCTGGACATCTGCCCATCTGCCCTCGGGGGCGCTTCTTCCTGCAGCTACAGAGGCCCCACTGTGTGCCTGTCCCCCCTGTCTACCTAACCAGCCACCTCCCGAGGGTCACCTGGATTGCTTCCAATACCTTTGCTATCCTCAGACAATGCTGCTAGATGCGACCCCACACACTTGCTTCCTGCCTGAGCAGATATGTTTGGAAGATAAACAAGATACGGTCCCCAGACCTGGACTGCTGTTTGACAGCCCCGGAGTTTCTGTCTTATGTCACCAGCTCCCCTCTGGGACCTGCCAAAATCTTTTCCCCTCTTATCCTCTTACCAACAGAGCTGCAGCGGACACCCCTGGACCCATGCTTTTGTACATCTGTGCAAGTTTGTACGTGGGAAAACTTCCAGAAGTAGGATTATTTCAGGGCCTGCTTCTGCTGAGGAATGCTACAGACTGCTCACCCTGAGCTGAAAGCTGCAGAGAAACCCAGTTCCCCCCTGGGCTTCTGGGTTGACTAACACCACCACAAACAGCCTGAGCCAGCCAGGCGGCAGGGACCGCCCCCTTGGCCCCACCCTCAACAGCCACTTTGACTGCTACCGGCCAGGGCCCCAGCTGTTTGGCTCCCCCTGCCAGCCCAGCTGAACGACAGGAAACAGCAACCTGGACAAAATACGTGAGGTTACTGAGCTCTGGGCaatggtggggtgggaggggaggggagcagggaggcggGGCTGGAGAGCTCTCTCCTGAATCAAGCACCCGTCATTGCCAAATAGTTCATAAGAGAATAGTTGCAAAGGCTGAAGGTGTATCATAGCGTCCCTTGCCTCACCTCTCTAGGGAGAGGAACTTGGTGGAAGTGGCCCCTTTCCTTTGCTACTTTGTAGCCATCAATACAGCTAAACTCTTTACAAGGTACATGTGTTACTGTTAAAATTAAACAAAGTTAACTTACCAAAAGTTACCTTGAGTTCCTTCCAGCTGACATCACTACCAGCCAAGCTCtatgccaaaaaaacaaaataaaaacagagaaaaaaaccaTCACTTCTAAACCTGACCTATCAAGAAAAGGCCAGCATCATCCTGGCTTCTCAGAGGACATCACAGAAGCTCTACAGATCAAGCCAGGTGCCCAAAGGCATGCCTAGGAGGTGGCAGACCCTCAATCACTTGTAACCACGATAGTCAAGGCAGCTCGCAGTCGCCCTGCCACTTCCCACTGACTCAGAGGCTCCAGGTAGGCAGGGGGCTGAATCAGAGGTCAGCCCAGTGTCCCTGTTTGCCAAGCGTGGAATTAGCCCAACATTCCTGTTCACAGGGCCCAGAGAGTGGAAAGGAGAAGTGACACATCCAAGCT comes from the Camelus dromedarius isolate mCamDro1 chromosome 27, mCamDro1.pat, whole genome shotgun sequence genome and includes:
- the ACP5 gene encoding tartrate-resistant acid phosphatase type 5 — encoded protein: MDVQTVLFILQASLVLPLVLPGASGARTNTGTTPAPILRFVAVGDWGGVPNAPFYTAREMANAKEIARTVQILGADFILSLGDNFYFSGVQNANDKRFQETFEDVFSASSLRNVPWHVLAGNHDHLGNVSAQIAYSRISKRWNFPSPYYRLRFKIPRSNVSVAIFMLDTVTLCGNSDDFASQQPERPRNLAMARTQLAWLKKQLAAAKEDYVLVAGHYPVWSIAEHGPTHCLVKQLLPLLTTHKVTAYLCGHDHNLQYLQDENGIGFVLSGAGNFMDPSKKHLRKVPNGYLRFHYGAENSLGGFAYVEISPKEMSITYIEASGKSLFKTKLPRRARSQHQNQRGRHAVA